Genomic window (Daucus carota subsp. sativus chromosome 5, DH1 v3.0, whole genome shotgun sequence):
TTAACATCTTAAAGGGATATTATTTACAGGAGGATCCTTCTGCATGTACTAATCGGCCGAGCTTAAAGGAAATGTATATCAAGGTCAGTAAATATTATACTGGAAAACAACACACGCCAATTAGTACCTAAATTCATGTTGCTAACGGAAACATTCATCCTTACTATATCTGCATTGAAAACATAATAtacaaatttctttttctttcttattttaatGTTCGTATTTCGTTATGACAATTGGTACCACAATTAGAAAACATATGGTAGAGTATTACTTAAAGTGACATACTGATCAGCTGAGACTGTAGTAGTTGCAAGTTGCTCGTCACATGACAGTCCATTCACTGTCATATCTGGAACAAATTCATCTGAGTAACATGGTGAAGAGGAGGCATGGCAATTTTTTGGAGAAGTGTCAAAAGCTGGATTGAAGCTAAAAGACCTCTGTGTAACATCAAATATAAAGTACCCGTGTTGCATAGGACGGTGGTTGTATGGTTCTCTACTTTTCAGTCTCATGCTCGATCTTTGGAAACTCCTACAACCAATTCTATCGCTATAACAAACCCCAATAGGCTTCACGAAATTTGCAACATTTCCACAACTCGACACTAAGCTATCCACCATGAGATCTCCCGATGCAGTAGCGGAGCCAGAAGCAGCCATTACAAATCTCCACTGTGAGCGTCCctttaaattatgttaaaaattatCACAAGCCTTGGATCGACTATCGCCACAGAATCAAGAATGCCCAAGCAGCAAACTTGGCTGTCCAATCAAAGATTACACAAAATTATAACGCAGACCAAGTTGCAATCCTACACTTCTTCCGAATCTCAAAATGAATGCACCATTCAGTTTAAATACATCCCCTGAAGTCATTTCATCCCTTtataccaaaaccaaaaccatcCATACACATTTTCTTGGGTCTAAgtacataaaattaattataaaaaagaaaaaaaaaataaacaatacaACTATATACACAAGCTAGCACAAAGCTCATAAGTTTGCAAGCATCTATGTTGTAACAGAATTCATCTGCAATGTAAAGTAACAAGCAATAAACATCAGAAGTGCCCTTTATTCATTCTCACAAAGCAGATAAACTGACATAAAACTCAAATTGAATAAGCCCAACAATCACAGAATAAATACcacaaaaaaacataattccaAGTCAAAAAGCTTAACTAAAAAATGggatttttatgaaaaataccTGCTGGGCTGGGGCTAAAAAACCTTATCTGTGCCTGGGTGTCTTTGTAATGGCAGCAAAACAAGAAGAAGCAGAGAGTTGGTTTATCTACCAGTtaaattcttattttctttcaaaaaaataaataaatatagtaGATATTACACAcgagtgtgtgtgtatatatacttatGTTGTCGTAATAggaaggggccgtttgggcaagcttaaaagaagtgatttcttGTTTAAACTACAGAAGTGGAgcaaaagtgagaagtaaataagtgaataaagtgtttggaaaagaagcagaagctgtgaaagAGAAGCtaggattctcagcttcttaaaatgcttctacttctttacacaaacgggtcaagaaaagcagaaggcaAAAGTAGAAGCCGCTTCTTGTAAACAAACAGGGCCGAAGAGTAGTTCAAGTCACTCTCGGCTTCTTCCTACTTGCCTTCAACTTTACCGCTCCTCTGCAATCCCGACAAATTAGCTAAATATGCCGTGGCATCATTTTTTCTACTACAATCTCTGTTGCAGATATCCtttgtttatttaaaaatttctgaCTTATTAATTATGTTCTGatccaattttattcaaaaaatatattttttttgattcaactgaatattattaatttacaaaaaaaattaataaattctcGAAAAATTCTAAATCGGTAGATCAATTTCTGAATATTATGATCACGGGTTTATAATAGATTAGTATTGTAGATCTCATAGAAATATGtcttaaattatgattttttttattaaaataataatataaggcACTTATTTTTCAGAGTTAAGGGTTTATTTCTGGAAAAAGTATGTAAGACTTTggggttttttttatataagttcttaattattttttttcaaataacaaatatgaaatatcttttcaagattatattcaaaaaaatttaaaaaagttatttcttcatagtttatttttcataattaagtGTTACCAAACGAACACAACATATTACTTTGTTTAACCAAAAAAATAGGGGTGATTATTTATAGATTAATGTTGTCagttttcatttatttaaataaaagcaAGCCAGAGTAATCAACCTGAACATAATTAACATAATCGCGGTGGCCGAGTAAAAAAATCCCCCCTATCGGCCGTTGACCAACTTTGGGTTGACTTGACAATTCTTATAAAACACTACTCCAAGATTACGTTACTCCTACAAAGGTGCCCCCTGTTTTGAAGTCAGTGTTCTCTAGAAGCtgcaattaaaaataaaataaaataaatcaggAACTTGTATTTTGAACACCATTGTGTTTAACGTAAATGTCTCCgactttaaataaatattttctgtcAGGCTGATCTTTTGACTTATAGTTGCGCGGACTAtgtgaaaatttaaatttgtattacCAACAATGTTGTTCCATGGCTGTGCTAACGAGAGCGCAGTATGATAATCCAAAGAAGTGGAAACAACATTAGGACATTGTTTGCTCCTACGAGTCAAAAAAGCACAAAACTAAAAACATGGCATGTTTGAATTTTCAAACAAGATAAAGATAAAGATGCCTGGACAGTCAGATTCTGTGACATTGCATTTCTACTCCTTTCAGTCACCAAGTTTCACGTCTAACGATTCTACTTCTTTTTGCTGGACATGATTCTCATTCTCATAGAGTATGATTTATAACTCACAATTCACACACTACGGGCCGTTTCGTTTGGTTGAGTATAAATTAAGTGTTTTttgattaaaacaaaaaaagtgaagtacaagttaagatttataagtaattaaagtgtgtgtgaaagaagtagaagctctggGAAAAAAAGATAGCATTTGTAACTTCTAAAAAGTGTTTAAGcttttttatacaaacgggtcCACAAAAGCAAAAgccaactttttttttaaaagaagtaCTTATCTCCCATTCCCAAACAGGCACTACATCTACCATTAAACAAGAATCTACATCCATATCATATTCAAAAATATGACTAAAACCTGAAAGTTTATGTAAAACAAACAAACAGGCAGCTTTTCAGCATCATGTTTGAGCGTTCGGTTTGAACAGTTGTATCTGAGACCTTGTTGGCGCCCTATTTTATCATCCCGGACCGAAGATAGGCCCGATGACTGTTCTACATAATAGTCATCAATACCAGAACTTTTGTATATACAGAAAGAACTTGCATACAGAGATTACAGATCATACATAAGTATTGCTTATGTTTATGGTAATATCTAAAGCTCGCAACCAATTTTGTATAGTAGAACTGCATCAAGTGGCACAACGTTACATAAAGTAAGAAAAACTAATTGGAATAAACTTCTACAATAACATGATCCCCCGGTGAAGAACTTAAAATGACTCAACCGGCTCTGTGCTCGCTTTGATTCAAGGCATTATCATGAAATGAAATATCTTACCAAATCTAGTTGTGCTATTTCATGATCCAAAGTGCAAATCACTGATGCATTTTGCCACTTTGATCAATTCTCAGTTTTGTCAGGAGCTCCTCCCATATTTTTCTCCTGAATATTCTGCAGTTCCAAATGAAGTTGATGCATCAAGGCCACCACCAATAGATGTCATCAGAGCCGATAGCTCACCAGTTGGTCCACCACCAGCAGCCATTCCCAACCCCAGTAGATCAAGAGTAGTGTACTTCGGATCAAATACAGATGGAGTTCCCATCATTAATTCTTTTAAACCTGATCCTCCATCATATGGCAGACCAAGTCCTAGTCCTGCAGCCAATGATGCACTCCCCGACTCAAATTGTTGTCCATTCCAGTGTTGCTGCCCAgcggaagatgaagaagaaacaaCTCCAAGCCCCCTGAGTAAGGATGCATTTGTGGCGGTTGCACCCATTTGAGCTGCTTTCTGCAGTAATGCAGTTGCAGACATTGCTGGTTGTGGTGGCAGGGCATACTGCCGACACTCTTGCCCTGCAGTCCCAAAGATGGATGACCCGTGATTGGTCGCGAGGCTAAGGGAAGTTGGTTCTATTGATAAGGATGGTCCCATATCATGCATAGGATCAGCTTGAGCCGTAGCATGAATAAAATCAGTAAATCCAGTTGCTTGAGACTGCATACTTCCAGACGCTGTAGATGAAGCAAACAAGCTGGCGAAAACGGTACTTCTTGTACTCCCATTGCTGCTTGAACTGCTAATACTGCTACAGCTTCCAGTCAAGCTTGCCACCTGAACCACTGTCGGTGTATCATCTAAGATCTGTGTTGATTTCGAAACAGGATTTTCTTGTAACTGTGCTGAATCGATAGCTAAATAAGAAATAGGCAAATGGTTAATTACCTTCAGCAAAGGAAGTTAACTTTTTCGTCAACAAATAATTAGTTGAAGGTAAAAGAGAGTTCCCCTTCTACCA
Coding sequences:
- the LOC108223837 gene encoding zinc finger protein GAI-ASSOCIATED FACTOR 1, translating into MPEIIDSSAAVNDTTASGDASVLSSGDQMPPPKAEKKKRNLPGMPDPDAEVIALSPKTLMATNRFVCEICNKGFQRDQNLQLHRRGHNLPWKLRQRSSKEIRKRVYVCPEESCIHHDPSRALGDLTGIKKHYFRKHGEKKWKCEKCSKKYAVQSDWKAHSKICGTREYKCDCGTLFSRRDSFITHRAFCDALAVESAKEPVAPPSVEEEPEPQTVDASPPSPLPPQQPSSPPSVPTSSAATSMGLPDQTAAIDSAQLQENPVSKSTQILDDTPTVVQVASLTGSCSSISSSSSNGSTRSTVFASLFASSTASGSMQSQATGFTDFIHATAQADPMHDMGPSLSIEPTSLSLATNHGSSIFGTAGQECRQYALPPQPAMSATALLQKAAQMGATATNASLLRGLGVVSSSSSAGQQHWNGQQFESGSASLAAGLGLGLPYDGGSGLKELMMGTPSVFDPKYTTLDLLGLGMAAGGGPTGELSALMTSIGGGLDASTSFGTAEYSGEKYGRSS